In the genome of Fructilactobacillus hinvesii, the window GCAGGATAAGCGGGTTGCAGGCTATGCTCACGAAGCTGGGAAGGGAATTATTATTGTCGTTAACAAATGGGATATCCTAAAAAAGGATAATCATACCCAGCGGCAATTTGAGGCCCAGATTAGAATGGAATTTAAATACCTAGATTACGCACCAATTATTTTTGTGTCTGCCAAGACGAAGCAACGCTTACAACAACTTCCGGAGTTAATCGAACGGGTTAATGATAACCACGAAAAGCGGATTAGTTCTTCAACCTTGAATGAGGTCATTATGGATGCAGTGGCGATGACGCCCACTCCAACCGTTAAAACTCGAAAATTGCGGATCTACTATGCTACTCAAGTAGCTATTGCTCCGCCAACCATCGTTCTGTTTGTCAACGACCCAGAACTGCTCCATTTTTCATACAAGCGTTATCTAGAAAACCAAATTCGGAAAAACTTTGACTTTAGCGGGACCCCCATTCACATTATTGCACGAAGTCGAAAATAGGCATGATGGGATGAAAACCCTTAAGATTGTGTTAAAATGGCGTTGCAATCGTGGTTTCCGTGTGCTATCTTTAAATACGAGATGATGCTTGCATTGTGTCATCTAGTGTTCTGATTGGATGAGAACGCTTAGAAGTCGATGTTTGAATTTCAAACATCTTTTCAGGAGGTGAATCACTCATGGCCAACAAAGCAGAATTAGTAGACGATGTTGCGCAAGCAACTGGTTTAACTAAAAAGGATGCTACGGCAGCAATGGATGCTGTTTTTGATGCAATCCAAGCACAACTTGCAAAAGGTGAACGTGTTCAATTAATCGGTTTTGGTAGTTTTGAAGTGCGTGAACGTGCTGCACGTAAAGGACGTAACCCACAAACTGGTAAGGA includes:
- a CDS encoding HU family DNA-binding protein, with the translated sequence MANKAELVDDVAQATGLTKKDATAAMDAVFDAIQAQLAKGERVQLIGFGSFEVRERAARKGRNPQTGKEIEIPASKVPAFKPGKALKDAVK